In the Sarcophilus harrisii chromosome 3, mSarHar1.11, whole genome shotgun sequence genome, one interval contains:
- the LOC100930092 gene encoding vomeronasal type-1 receptor 1-like: MSPLEITLGIVFSSQTVIGVIGNSFLILLFGFIFFTVHKLRPIDTILIQLAWVNFMMLILKGVPQTMAALGLKNFLDDTGCKTVLYLYRVARALSLNMTCLLSGFQAIIISPNTSRWIKLKTRIPKYLLPCSIFCWISHMIINICVLVRIKGIRLSQNTSNVLDYGYCYISETSTLNASLFAFVVSLPDTACLVFMVFASGYIMLFLKRHHKRSQHIRKSSFSLRASPETKATQSILLLVNTFVGFSLLSSILVTYMHFKNPTPWLLQSSNFLSACFPILSPFLLISTDSQVLKYCYALWGSPHLSPFLVSPEPSKELKPL, from the coding sequence ATGAGTCCACTTGAGATCACGCTCGGTATTGTCTTCTCCTCTCAGACTGTAATTGGAGTTATAGGAAATTCTTTCCTAATCTTACTCTTCGGATTCATCTTCTTCACTGTGCacaaactgaggcccatagataCAATACTCATACAGCTGGCCTGGGTCAACTTCATGATGCTCATCTTGAAGGGTGTTCCTCAGACAATGGCGGCTTTGGGCCTGAAGAATTTCCTGGATGACACCGGCTGTAAAACTGTGCTCTACCTTTACAGAGTGGCTCGTGCTCTTTCCCTCAACATGACCTGTCTCCTGAGTGGCTTTCAGGCCATCATTATCAGTCCCAACACTTCCAGGTGGATAAAGCTCAAAACCAGAATCCCAAAGTACCTCCTCCCCTGCAGTATTTTCTGCTGGATATCCCATATGATAATAAATATCTGTGTTCTTGtgagaattaaaggaataaggcTCTCCCAAAACACCTCCAACGTGCTAGATTATGGGTATTGTTATATTTCAGAGACTTCAACACTTAACGCTTCACTGTTTGCCTTTGTGGTCTCCCTCCCTGACACTGCTTGTTTAGTGTTCATGGTCTTTGCCAGTGGCTACATAATGTTGTTTCTAAAAAGGCACCACAAAAGGAGCCAGCACATCCGGAAGTCCAGCTTTTCTCTAAGAGCCTCTCCCGAGACCAAAGCCACTCAATCCATCCTCCTGCTGGTAAACACCTTTGTGGGCTTTTCCTTACTCAGTTCCATTTTGGTAACATATATGCATTTCAAAAACCCAACACCATGGTTGTTACAGAGCTCCAATTTTCTGTCTGCCTGTTTCCCAATTTTAAGTCCATTTTTACTGATCAGCACTGACTCTCAAGTCCTAAAGTACTGCTATGCTCTCTGGGGATCCCCccatctttcccctttcttggTGTCCCCAGAGCCTAGCAAAGAACTTAAGCCATTGTAA